A genomic stretch from Populus trichocarpa isolate Nisqually-1 unplaced genomic scaffold, P.trichocarpa_v4.1 scaffold_780, whole genome shotgun sequence includes:
- the LOC112326143 gene encoding transposon Ty3-G Gag-Pol polyprotein isoform X2: MSCQIVTTQQLLIQRIKSNLDTIDPGWDDIEWWDSLLPIDNNDTCHLEKEQIDAISAADFDDLLEEQDITPNSTLCKVERLDDEISHLEWIDLSLHEKEISDLNKVSRTHVNSIYIRGTLSFSGYRKYNVDCYVDTGASMCLANKHIIPPNFWVKAKVPIYAKLADDTVQEFDIVAEKIDILIQDKVFTIPTLYQTTSRYDILLGNNFCRLYEPFGQWGRIIAFHNDGQMVVCPKLTTAYYQGKPGFLESKAYGSKTKAPLPETIAQNLDFDQKNLGEDTHTSVPHDLMCSLMNLSTIETKLDAVCSDNPLDLRISKQQFRASIRLANPSTKIKVAPMQYTKEDRDEFSKQIKELLDAKLIQPSKSPHFSPAFLVNKHSEQKRGKRRMVINYKKLNDHTIGDGYLLPRKDELLDQIRGKKIFSSFDCKSGFWQVLLDETSQSLTAFTCPQGHFEWKVMPFGLKQAPSIFQRHMNETFMGLENFCRIYVDDIIVFSENDKEHIEHVSQVLDRCKEVGVILSKPKAQLFREKIEFLGLIIDKGKLQLQKHIGENITAFNSKITDRKQLQRFLGILNYISQFCPKVAQIRQPLQAKLKKDAFWQWSDSDTAYVDKIKKAIKNLPPVHHPGPDEPLIIETDASDNYWGGILKSKQSDGLELICGYASGTFKPAEKNYHSNEKEILALINTIKRFQVFLIPVQFTARTDNKNVFYFLHTNIHGSYKQGRLVRWQLWLSYFDIIFEHVAGTNNVFADFLSREFSE, encoded by the coding sequence ATGAGCTGTCAGATAGTGACTACTCAACAACTTCTGATTCAGAGGATCAAGAGTAATCTTGACACTATCGACCCAGGATGGGACGATATAGAATGGTGGGACTCCCTCCTACCAATAGATAATAATGACACTTGTCATTTAGAGAAAGAACAAATCGACGCAATCAGTGCAGCCGATTTTGATGACTTGTTAGAAGAACAAGACATCACACCAAACTCGACTTTATGTAAAGTTGAAAGATTAGATGATGAGATATCTCACCTAGAATGGATTGATTTATCACTCCATGAAAAAGAGATCTCAGATCTCAATAAAGTTAGCCGCACTCatgtaaattcaatttatatacGCGGAACATTGTCCTTTAGTGGATATCGAAAGTATAATGTTGACTGTTATGTTGACACTGGCGCTAGTATGTGTTTAGCTAATAAACACATAATTCCACCTAACTTTTGGGTAAAAGCAAAAGTCCCTATCTATGCTAAATTAGCGGACGATACAGTCCAAGAATTTGACATAGTAGCAGAAAAGATAGACATCCTTATCCAGGACAAGGTGTTTACTATTCCAACATTATATCAAACCACCAGTAGGTATGATATCTTACTAGGCAACAACTTTTGTCGCCTTTATGAACCATTTGGACAATGGGGTAGAATTATTGCCTTCCATAATGATGGTCAGATGGTAGTTTGTCCTAAACTAACCACCGCCTATTACCAAGGTAAACCTGGATTCTTAGAATCTAAAGCCTATGGGAGCAAAACCAAAGCCCCACTACCCGAAACTATTGCTcaaaatcttgattttgatcaaaAAAATCTGGGGGAGGATACCCATACTTCCGTCCCACATGATTTAATGTGCAGTTTAATGAATTTGTCAACTATAGAAACTAAACTTGATGCAGTTTGTAGTGACAATCCATTAGACCTTAGAATATCTAAACAACAGTTTAGAGCCAGTATTAGGTTAGCAAACCCTAGTACAAAAATCAAAGTTGCACCCATGCAATATACCAAAGAAGATAGAGATGAGTTctctaaacaaataaaagaacttCTAGATGCTAAGTTAATCCAACCTAGCAAGTCCCCTCACTTTAGCCCGGCGTTCTTAGTCAATAAGCACTCCGaacaaaaaagaggaaaaagacgAATGgtcatcaattataaaaaattgaatgatcacACTATAGGAGATGGTTATCTTCTACCTAGAAAAGATGAGCTGTTAGATCAGATCAGAGGAAAAAAGATATTTTCCTCCTTTGATTGTAAAAGTGGATTCTGGCAGGTATTGTTAGATGAAACGTCACAATCATTAACAGCATTCACTTGTCCTCAAGGACATTTTGAATGGAAAGTCATGCCTTTCGGCCTAAAGCAAGCCCCATCCATTTTTCAAAGGCATATGAATGAGACCTTCATGGGTCTTGAAAACTTTTGTCGTATTTATGTCGACGATATTATCGTTTTCTCAGAAAACGACAAAGAACACATCGAGCATGTTTCACAAGTGCTTGACAGGTGTAAAGAGGTAGGAGTCATCCTATCTAAACCAAAAGCCCaactttttagggaaaaaatagAATTCCTTGGTCTAATCATAGATAAAGGAAAGCTTCAGCTACAGAAGCATATAGGAGAAAATATTACTGCTTTCAACAGTAAAATAACTGATAGAAAACAGTTACAAAGATTTTTaggtatattaaattatatctcACAGTTTTGTCCTAAGGTTGCACAGATACGACAACCTCTACAGGCAAAGTTAAAGAAGGATGCTTTCTGGCAATGGTCAGACAGTGATACGGCTTATGTTGACAAAATCAAAAAAGCCATAAAGAATCTTCCACCGGTGCACCATCCCGGTCCAGACGAGCCCCTAATCATTGAAACCGATGCTTCGGACAATTATTGGGGAGGAATCTTAAAATCTAAACAATCAGACGGCTTAGAATTAATATGTGGCTATGCCAGCGGTACCTTTAAACCAGCTGAAAAGAATTACCACAGCAACGAAAAAGAAATCTTGGCCCTTATAAATACCATTAAAAGGTTTCAAGTATTTCTCATCCCAGTTCAGTTCACAGCACGAACTGataataaaaatgtgttttatttcTTACACACAAACATTCATGGTTCTTATAAACAAGGAAGACTGGTAAGATGGCAACTCTGGTTgtcttattttgatattatatttgaGCATGTTGCAGGAACTAATAATGTTTTTGCAGATTTCTTGAGTAGAGAATTCTCAGAATGA
- the LOC112326143 gene encoding transposon Ty3-G Gag-Pol polyprotein isoform X4, translated as MSCQIVTTQQLLIQRIKSNLDTIDPGWDDIEWWDSLLPIDNNDTCHLEKEQIDAISATDFDDLLEEQDITPNSTLCKVERLDDEISHLEWIDLSLHEKEISDLNKVSRTHVNSIYIRGTLSFSGYRKYNVDCYVDTGASMCLANKHIIPPNFWVKAKVPIYAKLADDTVQEFDIVAEKIDILIQDKVFTIPTLYQTTSRYDILLGNNFCRLYEPFGQWGRIIAFHNDGQMVVCPKLTTAYYQGKPGFLESKAYGSKTKAPLPETIAQNLDFDQKNLGEDTHTSVPHDLMCSLMNLSTIETKLDAVCSDNPLDLRISKQQFRASIRLANPSTKIKVAPMQYTKEDRDEFSKQIKELLDAKLIQPSKSPHFSPAFLVNKHSEQKRGKRRMVINYKKLNDHTIGDGYLLPRKDELLDQIRGKKIFSSFDCKSGFWQVLLDETSQSLTAFTCPQGHFEWKVMPFGLKQAPSIFQRHMNETFMGLENFCRIYVDDIIIFSENDKEHIEHVSQVLDRCKEVGVILSKPKAQLFREKIEFLGLIIDRGKLQLQKHIGENITAFNSKITDRKQLQRFLGILNYISQFCPKVAQIRQPLQAKLKKDAFWQWSDSDTAYVDKIKKAIKNLPPVHHPGPDEPLIIETDASDNYWGGILKSKQSDGLELICGYASGTFKPAEKNYHSNEKEILALINTIKRFQVFLIPVQFTARTDNKNVFYFLHTNIHGSYKQGRLIS; from the exons ATGAGCTGTCAGATAGTGACTACTCAACAACTTCTGATTCAGAGGATCAAGAGTAATCTTGACACTATCGACCCAGGATGGGACGATATAGAATGGTGGGACTCCCTCCTACCAATAGATAATAATGACACTTGTCATTTAGAGAAAGAACAAATCGACGCAATCAGTGCAACCGATTTTGATGACTTGTTAGAAGAACAAGACATCACACCAAACTCGACTTTATGTAAAGTTGAAAGATTAGATGATGAGATATCTCACCTAGAATGGATTGATTTATCACTCCATGAAAAAGAGATCTCAGATCTCAATAAAGTTAGCCGCACTCatgtaaattcaatttatatacGCGGAACATTGTCCTTTAGTGGATATCGAAAGTATAATGTTGACTGTTATGTTGACACTGGCGCTAGTATGTGTTTAGCTAATAAACACATAATTCCACCTAACTTTTGGGTAAAAGCAAAAGTCCCTATCTATGCTAAATTAGCGGACGATACAGTCCAAGAATTTGATATAGTAGCAGAAAAGATAGACATCCTTATCCAGGACAAGGTGTTTACTATTCCAACATTATATCAAACCACCAGTAGGTATGATATCTTACTAGGCAACAACTTTTGTCGCCTTTATGAACCATTTGGACAATGGGGTAGAATTATTGCCTTCCATAATGATGGTCAGATGGTAGTTTGTCCTAAACTAACCACCGCCTATTACCAAGGTAAACCTGGATTCTTAGAATCTAAAGCCTATGGGAGCAAAACCAAAGCCCCACTACCCGAAACTATTGCTcaaaatcttgattttgatcaaaAAAATCTGGGGGAGGATACCCATACTTCCGTCCCACATGATTTAATGTGCAGTTTAATGAATTTGTCAACTATAGAAACTAAACTTGATGCAGTTTGTAGTGACAATCCATTAGACCTTAGAATATCTAAACAACAGTTTAGAGCCAGTATTAGGTTAGCAAACCCTAGTACAAAAATCAAAGTTGCACCCATGCAATATACCAAAGAAGATAGAGATGAGTTctctaaacaaataaaagaacttCTAGATGCTAAGTTAATCCAACCTAGCAAGTCCCCTCACTTTAGCCCGGCGTTCTTAGTCAATAAGCACTCCGaacaaaaaagaggaaaaagacgAATGgtcatcaattataaaaaattgaatgatcacACTATAGGAGATGGTTATCTTCTACCTAGAAAAGATGAGCTGTTAGATCAGATCAGAGGAAAAAAGATATTTTCCTCCTTTGATTGTAAAAGTGGATTCTGGCAGGTATTGTTAGATGAAACGTCACAATCATTAACAGCATTCACTTGTCCTCAAGGACATTTTGAATGGAAAGTCATGCCTTTCGGCCTAAAGCAAGCCCCATCCATTTTTCAAAGGCATATGAATGAGACCTTCATGGGTCTTGAAAACTTTTGTCGTATTTATGTTGACGATATTATCATTTTCTCAGAAAACGACAAAGAACACATCGAGCATGTTTCACAAGTGCTTGACAGGTGTAAAGAGGTAGGAGTCATCCTATCTAAACCAAAAGCCCaactttttagggaaaaaatagAATTCCTTGGTCTAATCATAGATAGAGGAAAGCTTCAGCTACAGAAGCATATAGGAGAAAATATTACTGCTTTCAACAGTAAAATAACTGATAGAAAACAGTTACAAAGATTTTTaggtatattaaattatatctcACAGTTTTGTCCTAAGGTTGCACAGATACGACAACCTCTACAGGCAAAGTTAAAGAAGGATGCTTTCTGGCAATGGTCAGACAGTGATACGGCTTATGTTGACAAAATCAAAAAAGCCATAAAGAATCTTCCACCGGTGCACCATCCCGGTCCAGACGAGCCCCTAATCATTGAAACCGATGCTTCGGACAATTATTGGGGAGGAATCTTAAAATCTAAACAATCAGACGGCTTAGAATTAATATGTGGCTATGCCAGCGGTACCTTTAAACCAGCTGAAAAGAATTACCACAGCAACGAAAAAGAAATCTTGGCCCTTATAAATACCATTAAAAGGTTTCAAGTATTTCTCATCCCAGTTCAGTTCACAGCACGAACTGataataaaaatgtgttttatttcTTACACACAAACATTCATGGTTCTTATAAACAAGGAAGACTG ATTTCTTGA
- the LOC112326143 gene encoding transposon Ty3-G Gag-Pol polyprotein isoform X1 — MSCQIVTTQQLLIQRIKSNLDTIDPGWDDIEWWDSLLPIDNNDTCHLEKEQIDAISATDFDDLLEEQDITPNSTLCKVERLDDEISHLEWIDLSLHEKEISDLNKVSRTHVNSIYIRGTLSFSGYRKYNVDCYVDTGASMCLANKHIIPPNFWVKAKVPIYAKLADDTVQEFDIVAEKIDILIQDKVFTIPTLYQTTSRYDILLGNNFCRLYEPFGQWGRIIAFHNDGQMVVCPKLTTAYYQGKPGFLESKAYGSKTKAPLPETIAQNLDFDQKNLGEDTHTSVPHDLMCSLMNLSTIETKLDAVCSDNPLDLRISKQQFRASIRLANPSTKIKVAPMQYTKEDRDEFSKQIKELLDAKLIQPSKSPHFSPAFLVNKHSEQKRGKRRMVINYKKLNDHTIGDGYLLPRKDELLDQIRGKKIFSSFDCKSGFWQVLLDETSQSLTAFTCPQGHFEWKVMPFGLKQAPSIFQRHMNETFMGLENFCRIYVDDIIIFSENDKEHIEHVSQVLDRCKEVGVILSKPKAQLFREKIEFLGLIIDRGKLQLQKHIGENITAFNSKITDRKQLQRFLGILNYISQFCPKVAQIRQPLQAKLKKDAFWQWSDSDTAYVDKIKKAIKNLPPVHHPGPDEPLIIETDASDNYWGGILKSKQSDGLELICGYASGTFKPAEKNYHSNEKEILALINTIKRFQVFLIPVQFTARTDNKNVFYFLHTNIHGSYKQGRLVRWQLWLSYFDIIFEHVAGTNNVFADFLSREFSE; from the coding sequence ATGAGCTGTCAGATAGTGACTACTCAACAACTTCTGATTCAGAGGATCAAGAGTAATCTTGACACTATCGACCCAGGATGGGACGATATAGAATGGTGGGACTCCCTCCTACCAATAGATAATAATGACACTTGTCATTTAGAGAAAGAACAAATCGACGCAATCAGTGCAACCGATTTTGATGACTTGTTAGAAGAACAAGACATCACACCAAACTCGACTTTATGTAAAGTTGAAAGATTAGATGATGAGATATCTCACCTAGAATGGATTGATTTATCACTCCATGAAAAAGAGATCTCAGATCTCAATAAAGTTAGCCGCACTCatgtaaattcaatttatatacGCGGAACATTGTCCTTTAGTGGATATCGAAAGTATAATGTTGACTGTTATGTTGACACTGGCGCTAGTATGTGTTTAGCTAATAAACACATAATTCCACCTAACTTTTGGGTAAAAGCAAAAGTCCCTATCTATGCTAAATTAGCGGACGATACAGTCCAAGAATTTGATATAGTAGCAGAAAAGATAGACATCCTTATCCAGGACAAGGTGTTTACTATTCCAACATTATATCAAACCACCAGTAGGTATGATATCTTACTAGGCAACAACTTTTGTCGCCTTTATGAACCATTTGGACAATGGGGTAGAATTATTGCCTTCCATAATGATGGTCAGATGGTAGTTTGTCCTAAACTAACCACCGCCTATTACCAAGGTAAACCTGGATTCTTAGAATCTAAAGCCTATGGGAGCAAAACCAAAGCCCCACTACCCGAAACTATTGCTcaaaatcttgattttgatcaaaAAAATCTGGGGGAGGATACCCATACTTCCGTCCCACATGATTTAATGTGCAGTTTAATGAATTTGTCAACTATAGAAACTAAACTTGATGCAGTTTGTAGTGACAATCCATTAGACCTTAGAATATCTAAACAACAGTTTAGAGCCAGTATTAGGTTAGCAAACCCTAGTACAAAAATCAAAGTTGCACCCATGCAATATACCAAAGAAGATAGAGATGAGTTctctaaacaaataaaagaacttCTAGATGCTAAGTTAATCCAACCTAGCAAGTCCCCTCACTTTAGCCCGGCGTTCTTAGTCAATAAGCACTCCGaacaaaaaagaggaaaaagacgAATGgtcatcaattataaaaaattgaatgatcacACTATAGGAGATGGTTATCTTCTACCTAGAAAAGATGAGCTGTTAGATCAGATCAGAGGAAAAAAGATATTTTCCTCCTTTGATTGTAAAAGTGGATTCTGGCAGGTATTGTTAGATGAAACGTCACAATCATTAACAGCATTCACTTGTCCTCAAGGACATTTTGAATGGAAAGTCATGCCTTTCGGCCTAAAGCAAGCCCCATCCATTTTTCAAAGGCATATGAATGAGACCTTCATGGGTCTTGAAAACTTTTGTCGTATTTATGTTGACGATATTATCATTTTCTCAGAAAACGACAAAGAACACATCGAGCATGTTTCACAAGTGCTTGACAGGTGTAAAGAGGTAGGAGTCATCCTATCTAAACCAAAAGCCCaactttttagggaaaaaatagAATTCCTTGGTCTAATCATAGATAGAGGAAAGCTTCAGCTACAGAAGCATATAGGAGAAAATATTACTGCTTTCAACAGTAAAATAACTGATAGAAAACAGTTACAAAGATTTTTaggtatattaaattatatctcACAGTTTTGTCCTAAGGTTGCACAGATACGACAACCTCTACAGGCAAAGTTAAAGAAGGATGCTTTCTGGCAATGGTCAGACAGTGATACGGCTTATGTTGACAAAATCAAAAAAGCCATAAAGAATCTTCCACCGGTGCACCATCCCGGTCCAGACGAGCCCCTAATCATTGAAACCGATGCTTCGGACAATTATTGGGGAGGAATCTTAAAATCTAAACAATCAGACGGCTTAGAATTAATATGTGGCTATGCCAGCGGTACCTTTAAACCAGCTGAAAAGAATTACCACAGCAACGAAAAAGAAATCTTGGCCCTTATAAATACCATTAAAAGGTTTCAAGTATTTCTCATCCCAGTTCAGTTCACAGCACGAACTGataataaaaatgtgttttatttcTTACACACAAACATTCATGGTTCTTATAAACAAGGAAGACTGGTAAGATGGCAACTCTGGTTgtcttattttgatattatatttgaGCATGTTGCAGGAACTAATAATGTTTTTGCAGATTTCTTGAGTAGAGAATTCTCAGAATGA
- the LOC112326143 gene encoding transposon Ty3-G Gag-Pol polyprotein isoform X3, translating to MSCQIVTTQQLLIQRIKSNLDTIDPGWDDIEWWDSLLPIDNNDTCHLEKEQIDAISAADFDDLLEEQDITPNSTLCKVERLDDEISHLEWIDLSLHEKEISDLNKVSRTHVNSIYIRGTLSFSGYRKYNVDCYVDTGASMCLANKHIIPPNFWVKAKVPIYAKLADDTVQEFDIVAEKIDILIQDKVFTIPTLYQTTSRYDILLGNNFCRLYEPFGQWGRIIAFHNDGQMVVCPKLTTAYYQGKPGFLESKAYGSKTKAPLPETIAQNLDFDQKNLGEDTHTSVPHDLMCSLMNLSTIETKLDAVCSDNPLDLRISKQQFRASIRLANPSTKIKVAPMQYTKEDRDEFSKQIKELLDAKLIQPSKSPHFSPAFLVNKHSEQKRGKRRMVINYKKLNDHTIGDGYLLPRKDELLDQIRGKKIFSSFDCKSGFWQVLLDETSQSLTAFTCPQGHFEWKVMPFGLKQAPSIFQRHMNETFMGLENFCRIYVDDIIVFSENDKEHIEHVSQVLDRCKEVGVILSKPKAQLFREKIEFLGLIIDKGKLQLQKHIGENITAFNSKITDRKQLQRFLGILNYISQFCPKVAQIRQPLQAKLKKDAFWQWSDSDTAYVDKIKKAIKNLPPVHHPGPDEPLIIETDASDNYWGGILKSKQSDGLELICGYASGTFKPAEKNYHSNEKEILALINTIKRFQVFLIPVQFTARTDNKNVFYFLHTNIHGSYKQGRLIS from the exons ATGAGCTGTCAGATAGTGACTACTCAACAACTTCTGATTCAGAGGATCAAGAGTAATCTTGACACTATCGACCCAGGATGGGACGATATAGAATGGTGGGACTCCCTCCTACCAATAGATAATAATGACACTTGTCATTTAGAGAAAGAACAAATCGACGCAATCAGTGCAGCCGATTTTGATGACTTGTTAGAAGAACAAGACATCACACCAAACTCGACTTTATGTAAAGTTGAAAGATTAGATGATGAGATATCTCACCTAGAATGGATTGATTTATCACTCCATGAAAAAGAGATCTCAGATCTCAATAAAGTTAGCCGCACTCatgtaaattcaatttatatacGCGGAACATTGTCCTTTAGTGGATATCGAAAGTATAATGTTGACTGTTATGTTGACACTGGCGCTAGTATGTGTTTAGCTAATAAACACATAATTCCACCTAACTTTTGGGTAAAAGCAAAAGTCCCTATCTATGCTAAATTAGCGGACGATACAGTCCAAGAATTTGACATAGTAGCAGAAAAGATAGACATCCTTATCCAGGACAAGGTGTTTACTATTCCAACATTATATCAAACCACCAGTAGGTATGATATCTTACTAGGCAACAACTTTTGTCGCCTTTATGAACCATTTGGACAATGGGGTAGAATTATTGCCTTCCATAATGATGGTCAGATGGTAGTTTGTCCTAAACTAACCACCGCCTATTACCAAGGTAAACCTGGATTCTTAGAATCTAAAGCCTATGGGAGCAAAACCAAAGCCCCACTACCCGAAACTATTGCTcaaaatcttgattttgatcaaaAAAATCTGGGGGAGGATACCCATACTTCCGTCCCACATGATTTAATGTGCAGTTTAATGAATTTGTCAACTATAGAAACTAAACTTGATGCAGTTTGTAGTGACAATCCATTAGACCTTAGAATATCTAAACAACAGTTTAGAGCCAGTATTAGGTTAGCAAACCCTAGTACAAAAATCAAAGTTGCACCCATGCAATATACCAAAGAAGATAGAGATGAGTTctctaaacaaataaaagaacttCTAGATGCTAAGTTAATCCAACCTAGCAAGTCCCCTCACTTTAGCCCGGCGTTCTTAGTCAATAAGCACTCCGaacaaaaaagaggaaaaagacgAATGgtcatcaattataaaaaattgaatgatcacACTATAGGAGATGGTTATCTTCTACCTAGAAAAGATGAGCTGTTAGATCAGATCAGAGGAAAAAAGATATTTTCCTCCTTTGATTGTAAAAGTGGATTCTGGCAGGTATTGTTAGATGAAACGTCACAATCATTAACAGCATTCACTTGTCCTCAAGGACATTTTGAATGGAAAGTCATGCCTTTCGGCCTAAAGCAAGCCCCATCCATTTTTCAAAGGCATATGAATGAGACCTTCATGGGTCTTGAAAACTTTTGTCGTATTTATGTCGACGATATTATCGTTTTCTCAGAAAACGACAAAGAACACATCGAGCATGTTTCACAAGTGCTTGACAGGTGTAAAGAGGTAGGAGTCATCCTATCTAAACCAAAAGCCCaactttttagggaaaaaatagAATTCCTTGGTCTAATCATAGATAAAGGAAAGCTTCAGCTACAGAAGCATATAGGAGAAAATATTACTGCTTTCAACAGTAAAATAACTGATAGAAAACAGTTACAAAGATTTTTaggtatattaaattatatctcACAGTTTTGTCCTAAGGTTGCACAGATACGACAACCTCTACAGGCAAAGTTAAAGAAGGATGCTTTCTGGCAATGGTCAGACAGTGATACGGCTTATGTTGACAAAATCAAAAAAGCCATAAAGAATCTTCCACCGGTGCACCATCCCGGTCCAGACGAGCCCCTAATCATTGAAACCGATGCTTCGGACAATTATTGGGGAGGAATCTTAAAATCTAAACAATCAGACGGCTTAGAATTAATATGTGGCTATGCCAGCGGTACCTTTAAACCAGCTGAAAAGAATTACCACAGCAACGAAAAAGAAATCTTGGCCCTTATAAATACCATTAAAAGGTTTCAAGTATTTCTCATCCCAGTTCAGTTCACAGCACGAACTGataataaaaatgtgttttatttcTTACACACAAACATTCATGGTTCTTATAAACAAGGAAGACTG ATTTCTTGA